The DNA segment CAAAGGCAATGTTCCCTATAGTTTGACTGCCTGTTAAATATAAAGATAGAGTTAAAAATCAGCCGCGTTTTGTTTAGGTTTAGAATGAAGGGTTCCAAATGTAAAGGTGAAGTTATAATATTACGAATAACACTGCAGGCATGGCTCTTTTGCAGCAATAGTTGCTTATCCTTCTAGAGCAGATGCATGtgtcccattttttttttgtgaagctttttcatttgattgttgtttgttattttgatgtttttctttttcaagataATGATGGCGTAGTCTGTTTTATAGGAATATCGGGTTTTAAATGCCTATTGGTatattcttcttatttttaataaGCTAGACAATTTAGGTTTCTATCTTGGGAAAAGACCCTTTGGGAACACTTGTGAAAAAAATACCACAATATTGTTAGAGAGCTTATGAATAACATACCACTTATACGTCGCTGCGGTTGAAGAATAGGAACAGTGATTCCTTTCGGTGACTGTTTAACCGAAACATCATCTGTTCTGTTATTTTTTACACTAACGTATGTTTCTTCATAGTTTTTCTGCACTTTAGAATCGGAATCAGCCGTGACGAcattttgtttggctttatcgAGTTTTCTGCATTCACAATCTGCAGATTCCAAGATGGCAATTCTGTTTTCAAGCTTCTTAATGACATGgatttgattttcaatagtCTCTGATAGCTGTGTGTTGACTTTCTTTAGTTCTGATTGTTGCTGTTTAATTTGAGTGAAAAATGTTTCTACGTGTTTCCATTTTTCACTGTCACTTAAAATTGCGTCTGCTGGAAGAATTAAACACAAGAAAAGACTGCAAACTGATGGTAGTCCCataatgtaataattttattattgttctACAATAGACTTACCATGTCAACGATAAGGAATTTTATTCTTATCAAATATAAGttgtatgattttaaagacAGAGTTAAGTATCAGAGTTTCGTTGCGCTGATCAGTGTGCC comes from the Mytilus trossulus isolate FHL-02 chromosome 3, PNRI_Mtr1.1.1.hap1, whole genome shotgun sequence genome and includes:
- the LOC134710561 gene encoding uncharacterized protein LOC134710561 gives rise to the protein MGLPSVCSLFLCLILPADAILSDSEKWKHVETFFTQIKQQQSELKKVNTQLSETIENQIHVIKKLENRIAILESADCECRKLDKAKQNVVTADSDSKVQKNYEETYVSVKNNRTDDVSVKQSPKGITVPILQPQRRISGSQTIGNIAFDAYMPSNEQLPALNHILVFRSVQTNVGGHYNKFSGMFTVPENGIYVFTWTVVCDIHAQRITQIVVNAAVVGAAMCDAQGGSYFRTTTGLVVVEVNQGEVVFIRTHPTHLGGKAIISAPDFHRTTFSGWKL